A genomic window from Cyprinus carpio isolate SPL01 chromosome B9, ASM1834038v1, whole genome shotgun sequence includes:
- the lrrc3 gene encoding leucine-rich repeat-containing protein 3, with translation MTFPGGVHVSRKVFIPHGCPLILRFILAVICLSAMGFACPKSCHCSERNGLSVVQCSSRNLEEIPSDLPHDTVSLFLSSNHITKIPNQAFKNLPWLQELDLSRNAIETVDAGAFQGVTESLRALDLSHNHMQGVPKEAFARLHAKISLSNNPWHCECTLQEMLRELRLDPETVNEVSCHTSVQEEYAGKPVIQVLDSGINFCNFHHKTTDVAMFVTMFGWFTMVIAYVIYYVRHNQEDARRHLEYLKSLPSSSQISKDFDTISTVL, from the coding sequence ATGACTTTCCCTGGAGGGGTTCATGTGTCAAGGAAAGTCTTCATCCCTCATGGCTGTCCCCTTATCTTGAGATTCATTTTAGCTGTGATTTGTTTGAGTGCAATGGGTTTTGCGTGTCCCAAGAGTTGCCACTGCTCCGAGAGGAATGGCTTGTCGGTAGTGCAGTGTTCCTCTCGCAACCTAGAAGAGATTCCCTCTGACCTTCCTCACGATACTGTGTCGCTTTTTCTGTCCTCCAATCACATCACCAAAATTCCAAACCAGGCTTTTAAAAACCTTCCCTGGCTCCAAGAGCTGGACTTGTCAAGGAACGCCATCGAAACCGTGGACGCTGGGGCTTTTCAAGGTGTTACGGAGAGCTTGCGGGCACTCGACCTGTCCCATAATCACATGCAGGGTGTCCCTAAGGAAGCCTTCGCTCGGCTGCATGCCAAGATCAGCCTGTCCAACAACCCATGGCACTGTGAGTGCACTCTTCAGGAGATGTTGCGCGAACTCAGGCTGGATCCCGAGACTGTGAACGAGGTGAGCTGCCACACCTCCGTTCAGGAAGAGTACGCCGGCAAGCCTGTCATCCAGGTCTTGGATTCGGGCATAAACTTTTGTAACTTCCACCATAAGACTACCGATGTGGCAATGTTTGTCACCATGTTTGGTTGGTTCACGATGGTTATCGCTTATGTCATCTATTACGTACGGCATAACCAGGAAGATGCTAGGAGGCATCTGGAGTACCTCAAGTCCCTGCCAAGTAGCTCCCAAATTAGTAAGGACTTTGACACAATCAGCACTGTTCTCTAG